The Teredinibacter sp. KSP-S5-2 genome includes a window with the following:
- a CDS encoding carbonic anhydrase family protein has translation MKNQIIKTTLSTLAFSLSAAAFAGTGVHWGYEGEEGPEHWGDLDPSYQMCSIGTKQSPIDISYTEEADDDELKALKFKYKPTPLGIVNNGHTFQVNYEPGSYLKVSSKEKYQVLQFHFHAMSENTVNGVQYPLEVHIVHFDADSNLAVVGVLFEVGQHNKALEAFFNNLPHHHGETVTVPGEFINARELLPEEKGYVHFDGSLTTPPCTEGVKWYVMKDRIEVSAEQLAKFTEFYHNNYRPVQDLNGRTLLEFEGDDD, from the coding sequence ATGAAAAATCAAATAATAAAAACAACGCTAAGTACCTTAGCTTTCTCATTATCTGCCGCAGCTTTTGCTGGTACTGGTGTACATTGGGGATATGAAGGAGAAGAAGGTCCTGAGCACTGGGGAGATCTGGATCCTTCCTATCAAATGTGCTCTATTGGTACCAAGCAATCACCAATTGATATTTCTTATACTGAAGAAGCTGATGACGATGAGCTTAAAGCTTTAAAATTCAAGTATAAGCCAACACCTCTTGGTATTGTAAATAACGGTCACACGTTTCAAGTTAACTATGAGCCTGGCAGCTATCTTAAGGTTTCCAGTAAAGAGAAATATCAGGTATTGCAGTTCCACTTTCACGCTATGAGTGAGAACACAGTTAACGGTGTTCAGTATCCTTTAGAAGTGCATATCGTCCACTTTGATGCAGATTCCAACTTGGCTGTTGTGGGTGTGCTATTTGAAGTTGGTCAGCACAATAAAGCTTTGGAAGCCTTCTTCAATAACCTGCCTCACCATCATGGTGAAACAGTGACTGTCCCTGGTGAATTTATTAACGCGCGCGAGCTTCTTCCTGAAGAGAAGGGCTATGTGCACTTCGACGGTTCTCTTACAACGCCTCCATGTACAGAGGGTGTGAAGTGGTATGTGATGAAAGACCGTATCGAAGTTTCTGCTGAGCAATTGGCAAAATTCACCGAGTTTTATCACAATAACTACCGTCCTGTTCAAGATTTGAACGGTCGTACTCTATTAGAGTTCGAAGGTGATGACGATTAA